From Solwaraspora sp. WMMD1047, the proteins below share one genomic window:
- a CDS encoding tetratricopeptide repeat protein: MVRPADALRGFLDALDVPAQRIPAGPDERAGLYRSLMAGRRMLVLLDNARDAEQVRPLLPGTPDCLVVVTSRNQLPGLVATEGAQPLALDLLTPDEARELLVRRLGSARVAAEPAAVDEIVAHCAGLPLALAIVAARSVTDPGRSLTDLAAELREGGAGLDRFTTGDPATDVRLVFSWSYRCLTADAARLFRLVGLHPGPDLAEAAAASLAGVPQSRVRPLLAELVRAHLVTEPTSGRYACHDLLRAYAAELVQRDDPAAGRRSALERLYDHYLHTADHAAGLMHPHRDRIDLPPPADGVTPTRLGSAAAAMGWFATERETLLAAVRTGAGAGLDARIWPLAWAFWEFLDRRGHWQDWVDTQQAALAAARRLADLRGQAYAHRSLGLAQLQLGRLDEAETQLRAALDRYRAVGDKIGQARIHHNFCGVREQQGRLSDALDHALRALDLFRSSGHRQGLANALNGVGWFQVQVGDAAAAVGHCREAIGLLEELGDRRGQANTWDSLGYAHHHLGEQAAAVDCYRRAIDLYQELGDRYFLADTLSHLAEAHLAAGDRGPARQTWGRSLEILDELGHPDAAAVRNRMRVTAAT, translated from the coding sequence GTGGTCCGGCCCGCCGACGCGCTGCGCGGCTTCCTCGACGCCCTCGACGTGCCGGCGCAGCGGATTCCCGCCGGTCCGGACGAGCGGGCCGGGCTCTACCGCAGCCTGATGGCCGGCCGGCGGATGCTGGTGCTGCTGGACAACGCCCGCGACGCCGAGCAGGTCCGCCCGTTGCTGCCGGGCACCCCCGACTGCCTGGTGGTGGTGACCAGCCGCAACCAGCTTCCCGGCCTGGTCGCCACCGAGGGTGCCCAGCCGCTCGCCCTGGACCTGCTCACCCCCGACGAGGCGCGGGAACTGCTGGTCCGGCGGCTCGGGTCGGCCCGGGTGGCGGCCGAACCGGCGGCGGTCGACGAGATCGTCGCGCACTGCGCGGGCCTGCCGCTGGCCCTGGCGATCGTGGCGGCCCGCTCCGTCACCGACCCGGGCCGGTCGCTCACCGACCTCGCCGCCGAGCTGCGCGAGGGCGGGGCGGGGCTGGACCGGTTCACCACCGGCGATCCCGCCACCGACGTACGCCTGGTCTTCTCCTGGTCCTACCGTTGCCTGACCGCGGACGCCGCGCGGCTGTTCCGGCTCGTCGGCCTGCATCCCGGACCGGACCTCGCCGAGGCCGCCGCCGCCAGCCTGGCCGGCGTCCCGCAATCCCGGGTACGCCCGCTGCTGGCCGAACTCGTCCGCGCCCATCTGGTCACCGAGCCCACCTCCGGGCGGTACGCCTGCCACGACCTGCTCCGCGCGTACGCCGCCGAGCTGGTGCAGCGCGACGACCCGGCGGCGGGGCGCCGGTCGGCGCTGGAGCGGCTCTACGACCACTACCTGCACACCGCCGACCACGCCGCCGGGCTGATGCACCCGCACCGGGACCGGATCGACCTGCCGCCGCCGGCCGACGGCGTGACGCCAACCCGGCTCGGCTCGGCGGCGGCGGCGATGGGCTGGTTCGCGACCGAACGCGAGACCCTGCTCGCCGCCGTCCGGACCGGGGCCGGAGCCGGACTCGACGCCCGGATCTGGCCGCTGGCCTGGGCGTTCTGGGAGTTCCTGGACCGCCGGGGACACTGGCAGGACTGGGTCGACACCCAACAGGCCGCGCTGGCCGCCGCCCGCCGGCTGGCCGACCTGCGCGGCCAGGCGTACGCCCATCGCAGCCTCGGCCTCGCCCAGCTCCAGTTGGGTCGCCTCGACGAGGCCGAAACCCAGCTGCGCGCGGCGCTCGACCGCTACCGCGCCGTCGGCGACAAGATCGGCCAGGCCCGCATCCACCACAACTTCTGCGGGGTACGCGAACAGCAGGGCCGGCTGTCCGACGCGCTCGATCACGCCCTGCGGGCGCTGGACCTGTTCCGGTCCAGCGGACACCGGCAGGGGCTGGCCAACGCGCTCAACGGGGTTGGCTGGTTCCAGGTCCAGGTCGGCGACGCCGCGGCGGCCGTCGGTCACTGTCGGGAGGCGATCGGGCTGCTGGAGGAGCTGGGCGACCGGCGCGGCCAGGCCAACACCTGGGACAGCCTCGGCTACGCCCACCACCACCTCGGGGAGCAGGCGGCGGCCGTCGACTGCTACCGGCGGGCGATCGATCTCTACCAGGAGCTCGGCGACCGGTACTTCCTGGCGGACACCCTGTCGCACCTGGCCGAGGCGCATCTCGCGGCCGGCGACCGTGGGCCGGCCCGGCAGACCTGGGGCCGGTCGCTAGAGATCCTCGACGAACTCGGCCACCCGGACGCCGCCGCGGTGCGAAACCGGATGCGTGTCACAGCCGCCACCTAG
- a CDS encoding alpha/beta hydrolase: MTEPLTHTLTLPGVDLVYDVRGPLPPAGEQPVLFMIGQPMTADGFEALAPHFGDRTVVTYDPRGLGRSVRTDGRSDHTPQDQAADLHLLIEALGAGPVDMFGSSGGAVTALELVATQPEDVRTLVAHEPPINAVLPDAEAAGRGRAAFHDAYQAKGFGAGMAAFMAMTSWQGEFTDDYFAQPAPDPAMFGLPTEDDGSRDDPLLSKNSWAVTDYRPDAAALTAAPTRIVVAVGEESAGTYTARTALGLAALLGQEATVFPSHHGGFLGGQFGYAGKPEEFAARLREVLAAGA; encoded by the coding sequence ATGACCGAACCGCTCACCCACACTCTCACGCTGCCCGGCGTCGACCTCGTCTACGACGTTCGCGGACCGCTCCCGCCGGCCGGGGAGCAGCCCGTGCTGTTCATGATCGGTCAGCCGATGACCGCCGACGGCTTCGAGGCGCTCGCCCCCCACTTCGGGGACCGCACGGTCGTCACCTACGACCCGCGCGGCCTGGGCCGCAGCGTCCGCACCGACGGCCGCTCCGATCACACCCCGCAGGATCAGGCCGCCGACCTGCACCTGCTGATCGAGGCGCTGGGCGCCGGGCCGGTCGACATGTTCGGCAGCAGCGGCGGTGCGGTGACCGCGCTCGAACTGGTCGCCACCCAGCCGGAGGACGTCCGTACGCTGGTGGCGCACGAGCCGCCGATCAACGCCGTGCTGCCCGACGCCGAGGCCGCCGGACGCGGCCGGGCCGCCTTCCACGACGCCTACCAGGCGAAGGGTTTCGGGGCGGGGATGGCCGCGTTCATGGCGATGACCTCCTGGCAGGGCGAGTTCACCGACGACTACTTCGCCCAGCCGGCGCCCGACCCGGCGATGTTCGGCCTGCCGACCGAGGACGACGGCAGCCGCGACGATCCGCTGCTGTCGAAGAACTCGTGGGCGGTCACCGACTACCGCCCCGACGCGGCGGCGCTCACCGCGGCGCCGACCCGGATCGTCGTCGCCGTCGGTGAGGAGTCGGCGGGGACGTACACCGCGCGGACGGCCCTCGGCCTCGCCGCCCTGCTCGGCCAGGAGGCCACGGTCTTCCCGAGCCACCACGGCGGTTTCCTCGGCGGCCAGTTCGGCTACGCCGGCAAGCCCGAGGAGTTCGCCGCGCGGCTCCGCGAGGTGCTGGCCGCTGGCGCGTAG
- a CDS encoding nuclear transport factor 2 family protein, with protein sequence MTTESERQIRELLETRTRAFGRRDAATAAGAYHDDLVLYDLVGPFVRRDEDPADRLQRWMASYRTAIGHEIRDLEITAGADLAFCHFLVRISGTMRDGTEVGMWVRATTCLRREGDGWTIVHEHASVPFDPDTGRAVLRGAL encoded by the coding sequence ATGACGACGGAGAGCGAACGACAGATCCGCGAGCTGCTGGAGACCCGCACCCGGGCGTTCGGCCGGCGGGACGCGGCCACCGCGGCCGGTGCGTACCACGACGATCTCGTGCTCTACGACCTGGTCGGCCCGTTCGTCCGCCGCGACGAGGATCCGGCCGACCGGCTGCAGCGGTGGATGGCGTCCTACCGGACGGCGATCGGGCACGAGATCCGGGACCTGGAGATCACCGCCGGAGCCGATCTCGCGTTCTGCCATTTCCTGGTCCGGATCAGCGGCACGATGCGGGACGGCACCGAGGTCGGCATGTGGGTGCGCGCCACGACCTGCCTCCGCCGGGAAGGCGACGGCTGGACGATCGTCCACGAGCACGCGTCGGTGCCCTTCGATCCCGACACCGGTCGGGCCGTGCTTCGCGGTGCGCTCTGA
- a CDS encoding SRPBCC family protein yields the protein MTDHSVKHSTFTLERSYAASPATVFAAWSDRETKAKWFAAEDGRYSLDFRVGGTESVHGHSGGDLVARSEYHDIVPDERIVYGTALFTDGVLATVSLTTVQFANDGDGTRLVLTEQGTFLDDREQPGWREQGTGDWLDALGRQVARR from the coding sequence ATGACCGACCACTCGGTCAAGCACAGCACGTTCACGTTGGAGCGCAGCTACGCCGCCTCCCCCGCCACGGTCTTCGCGGCCTGGTCCGACCGGGAGACGAAGGCGAAGTGGTTCGCGGCCGAGGACGGGCGCTACTCGCTGGACTTCCGGGTCGGCGGCACCGAGTCCGTCCACGGGCACAGCGGGGGCGACCTCGTCGCGCGCAGCGAGTACCACGACATCGTCCCCGACGAGCGGATCGTCTACGGCACGGCGCTGTTCACCGACGGTGTCCTGGCGACCGTGTCGCTCACCACCGTGCAGTTCGCCAACGACGGCGACGGAACCCGGCTGGTACTCACCGAACAGGGGACCTTCCTGGACGACCGGGAGCAGCCCGGGTGGCGCGAGCAGGGCACCGGCGACTGGCTGGACGCCCTCGGCCGTCAGGTGGCCCGGCGATGA
- a CDS encoding metalloregulator ArsR/SmtB family transcription factor yields the protein MLKHQGELADRVFHALADGNRRAVIERLTRGPATVSELATQLGVTLAATVQHLRVLQDSELVRSEKVGRVRTCQIDPAGLRNAEAWLQRQRTTWEHRLDRLGTVVDNQQKESGS from the coding sequence GTGCTTAAGCATCAGGGAGAGCTGGCGGACCGGGTGTTCCATGCGCTCGCGGACGGGAACAGGCGGGCGGTGATCGAGCGCCTGACCCGCGGGCCGGCAACCGTGAGTGAGCTGGCCACCCAGCTCGGGGTGACCCTCGCCGCGACGGTCCAGCACCTCCGGGTCCTCCAGGACAGCGAACTGGTCCGCTCGGAGAAGGTCGGGCGGGTCCGGACCTGCCAGATCGATCCGGCCGGCCTGCGCAACGCCGAGGCGTGGTTGCAGCGCCAACGCACGACGTGGGAGCACCGCCTGGACCGCCTCGGCACGGTCGTCGACAACCAGCAGAAGGAGTCAGGATCATGA
- a CDS encoding aminotransferase class I/II-fold pyridoxal phosphate-dependent enzyme has protein sequence MLQLIADAVDDRSARGIAAAVSRLVHAGQLPAGARLPTVRSVAQQLGISPTTVSEAWRSLAAAGAIETRGRSGTFVRIPARPREQLRYARLAAQPAALPTDLSTGVPDHDLLPDLTEALHRVRDARLTTSYLDEPVLPELESVLRQRWPFPPARLTVVDGALDALDRITTTVVRLGDRVIVENPTFPPMLDLLESAGAIPVPVPLDAAGLVPGALAEALDDRVVAVYLQPRAQNPTGVSMTPARSEELAGVLAQHSDVIVVEDDHAGDIATAPAVSVGTHLPERTVRVHSFSKSHGPDLRLAAVAGAAPVLTSIADRRLLGPGWSSRLLQLILLDLLTDAATATVVAHAATAYAHRRQALVTALAARGAVATADDGINLWLSVGNQQLAMLSLAARGIAVAPGAPFEAGPLGADHVRVTAGLVRADFDALATVLAEAAGVTARGSGRRSFPLQRGTR, from the coding sequence ATGCTGCAGCTCATCGCCGACGCCGTGGACGACCGCAGCGCCCGGGGCATCGCCGCCGCGGTGAGCCGGCTCGTACACGCCGGCCAGCTCCCCGCCGGCGCCCGGCTGCCCACCGTCCGCTCGGTGGCCCAGCAGCTCGGGATCAGCCCCACCACGGTCAGCGAGGCGTGGCGCAGCCTGGCCGCCGCCGGGGCGATCGAGACCCGGGGCCGCTCCGGCACCTTCGTGCGGATCCCGGCCCGTCCGCGCGAACAGCTCCGCTACGCGCGGTTGGCCGCCCAGCCGGCGGCGCTGCCCACCGACCTCTCCACCGGGGTGCCCGACCACGACCTGCTGCCGGACCTGACCGAGGCGCTGCACCGGGTTCGCGACGCGAGGCTGACCACCAGCTACCTCGACGAGCCGGTGCTGCCGGAGTTGGAGTCGGTGCTGCGGCAGCGGTGGCCGTTCCCGCCGGCCCGGCTGACCGTGGTCGACGGCGCCCTCGACGCGCTGGACCGAATCACCACCACCGTGGTCCGGCTCGGCGACCGGGTGATCGTCGAGAACCCCACCTTCCCGCCGATGCTGGACCTGCTGGAGTCGGCCGGCGCGATCCCCGTCCCGGTGCCGCTGGACGCCGCCGGCCTGGTCCCGGGGGCGCTGGCCGAGGCGCTCGACGACCGGGTGGTGGCGGTCTACCTGCAACCCCGCGCGCAGAACCCGACCGGAGTGAGCATGACCCCGGCGCGATCCGAAGAGCTCGCCGGGGTGCTGGCCCAGCACTCCGACGTGATCGTGGTGGAGGACGACCACGCCGGCGACATCGCCACCGCGCCGGCCGTCAGCGTCGGCACCCACCTGCCCGAGCGGACCGTCCGGGTGCACAGCTTCTCCAAGAGCCACGGCCCGGACCTGCGGCTGGCCGCCGTCGCCGGGGCGGCCCCGGTGCTGACCTCGATCGCCGACCGGCGGCTGCTCGGGCCGGGCTGGTCCAGCCGGCTGCTGCAGCTCATCCTGCTGGACCTGCTCACCGACGCGGCCACGGCCACCGTCGTCGCGCACGCCGCCACCGCGTACGCCCACCGCCGGCAAGCCCTGGTCACCGCTCTGGCGGCGCGCGGCGCGGTCGCGACGGCCGACGACGGGATCAACCTCTGGCTGTCGGTCGGCAACCAGCAGTTGGCGATGTTGTCCCTGGCCGCGCGCGGGATCGCAGTGGCGCCCGGCGCGCCGTTCGAGGCCGGTCCGCTCGGCGCCGACCATGTGCGGGTCACCGCCGGCCTGGTCCGCGCCGATTTCGACGCCCTGGCCACCGTGCTCGCCGAGGCGGCCGGAGTCACCGCCCGGGGCAGCGGCCGCCGCAGCTTCCCCCTGCAACGCGGCACCCGCTGA
- a CDS encoding nitrilase-related carbon-nitrogen hydrolase encodes MADSIRAALVQTTWTGEKESMIKAHEEYARQAAGQGAKVICFQELFYGPYFCQVQDREYYAYAESIPGPTTERFAALAAELGLVMILPMYEQEQPGVLYNTAAVVDADGSYLGKYRKTHIPQVQGFWEKFYFRPGNLGYPTFDTAVGRIGVYICYDRHFPEGWRALGLAGATIVFNPSATSRSLSSYLWQLEQPASAVANEYFIGAINRVGVEPLGDNDFYGTSYFVDPEGKFVGEVADSHAPELVVRDLDLNLLAEVRDRWAFYRDRRPDAYDSLINP; translated from the coding sequence ATGGCCGACAGCATCCGCGCCGCGCTGGTCCAGACCACCTGGACGGGCGAGAAGGAATCGATGATCAAGGCCCACGAGGAGTACGCCCGGCAGGCCGCCGGGCAGGGCGCCAAGGTGATCTGCTTCCAGGAACTCTTCTACGGGCCGTACTTCTGCCAGGTCCAGGACCGCGAGTACTACGCCTACGCCGAGTCGATACCCGGCCCCACCACCGAACGCTTCGCCGCCCTCGCCGCCGAACTCGGCCTGGTCATGATCCTGCCCATGTACGAGCAGGAGCAGCCCGGCGTGCTCTACAACACGGCGGCCGTGGTCGACGCCGACGGCAGCTACCTCGGCAAATACCGCAAGACCCACATCCCGCAGGTGCAGGGCTTCTGGGAGAAGTTCTACTTCCGCCCCGGCAACCTCGGCTACCCGACCTTCGACACCGCCGTCGGCCGGATCGGCGTCTACATCTGCTACGACCGGCACTTCCCGGAGGGTTGGCGGGCGCTCGGCCTGGCCGGCGCGACGATCGTGTTCAATCCGTCGGCGACCAGCCGCAGCCTCTCGTCGTACCTGTGGCAGCTGGAACAACCCGCCAGCGCGGTGGCCAACGAGTACTTCATCGGCGCGATCAACCGGGTCGGCGTCGAACCGTTGGGCGACAACGATTTCTACGGTACGTCGTACTTCGTCGACCCGGAGGGGAAGTTCGTCGGCGAGGTCGCCGACTCGCACGCCCCCGAGCTGGTCGTGCGCGATCTCGACCTGAACCTGCTCGCCGAGGTACGCGACCGGTGGGCGTTCTACCGGGACCGCCGACCGGACGCCTACGACTCGCTCATCAACCCCTGA
- the hydA gene encoding dihydropyrimidinase has product MPLLITGGTVVGPTGAHPADVLVDGETIAAVLAPGTGPAGVETIDATGKYVIPGGIDAHTHMELPFGGTFASDTFDTGTRAAAYGGTTTIIDFAVQKTGEVVADGLAAWHAKADGNCHVDYAFHMILGGVDDDSLKAMDQLVNDEGITSFKLFMAYPGVFYSDDGQILRAMQKARDNGSMIMMHAENGIAIDVLIQQAVARGETDPIHHGITRPTALEAEATHRAIALADVAGDTPLYIVHLSASQALEHVAAARDAGRNVFAETCPQYLYLTLEDQLGAPGFEGAKWVCSTPLRSRHETHRADLWRGLRSNDLAIVSTDHCPFCFKDQKELGLGDFSKIPNGIGGVEHRVDLVYQGVVDGKLSLARWVETIATTPARMFGLYPRKGIIAPGSDADIVLYDPAGRTRISVETHHMNMDHSAWEGYEIDGRVHTVLSRGTVIVADGSYTGRKGHGRYLPRGLSSYLV; this is encoded by the coding sequence ATGCCCCTGCTGATCACCGGCGGCACCGTCGTCGGCCCGACCGGCGCCCACCCGGCCGACGTGCTCGTCGACGGCGAGACCATCGCCGCCGTCCTCGCCCCCGGCACCGGCCCGGCCGGCGTCGAGACCATCGACGCGACCGGGAAATACGTCATCCCCGGCGGCATCGACGCGCACACCCACATGGAGCTGCCGTTCGGCGGCACCTTCGCCTCCGACACCTTCGACACCGGCACCCGGGCCGCCGCGTACGGCGGCACCACCACCATCATCGACTTCGCCGTCCAGAAGACCGGTGAGGTGGTGGCCGACGGGCTGGCCGCCTGGCACGCCAAGGCCGATGGCAACTGCCACGTCGACTACGCCTTCCACATGATCCTCGGCGGGGTCGACGACGACTCCCTCAAGGCCATGGACCAGCTCGTCAACGACGAGGGGATCACCAGCTTCAAGCTCTTCATGGCGTACCCCGGGGTGTTCTACTCCGACGACGGCCAGATCCTGCGGGCGATGCAGAAGGCCCGCGACAACGGTTCCATGATCATGATGCACGCCGAGAACGGCATCGCCATCGACGTGCTCATTCAGCAGGCCGTCGCCCGCGGCGAGACCGACCCGATCCACCACGGCATCACCCGCCCGACCGCGCTGGAGGCCGAGGCGACCCACCGGGCCATCGCGCTGGCCGACGTGGCCGGCGACACCCCGCTCTACATCGTGCACCTGTCGGCCAGCCAGGCCCTCGAACACGTCGCCGCGGCCCGCGACGCCGGCCGCAACGTCTTCGCCGAAACCTGCCCGCAGTACCTCTACCTCACCCTGGAGGACCAGCTCGGCGCGCCCGGCTTCGAGGGCGCCAAGTGGGTCTGCTCCACCCCGCTGCGCAGCCGGCACGAGACCCACCGCGCCGACCTCTGGCGCGGCCTGCGCAGCAACGACCTGGCCATCGTCTCCACCGACCACTGCCCGTTCTGCTTCAAGGACCAGAAGGAACTCGGCCTCGGCGACTTCTCGAAGATCCCCAATGGGATCGGCGGCGTCGAACACCGGGTCGACCTGGTCTACCAGGGGGTCGTCGACGGCAAGCTGTCGCTGGCCCGCTGGGTCGAGACCATCGCCACCACCCCGGCCCGGATGTTCGGCCTCTACCCCCGCAAGGGGATCATCGCCCCCGGCTCGGACGCCGACATCGTCCTCTACGACCCGGCCGGGCGGACCCGGATCAGCGTCGAGACCCACCACATGAACATGGACCACTCGGCCTGGGAGGGCTACGAGATCGACGGCCGGGTGCACACCGTGCTGTCCCGGGGCACCGTCATCGTCGCCGACGGCTCCTACACCGGCCGCAAGGGCCACGGCCGCTACCTGCCGCGCGGCCTGTCGAGCTACCTCGTCTGA
- a CDS encoding CoA-acylating methylmalonate-semialdehyde dehydrogenase, producing the protein MRLIPHWIAGAAVPGAATRRLPVWDPATGEQQAELAPATAAEVRTAVRAAADAYPGWRATGLSRRAEVMFRFRELVDANRKEIAAALSAEHGKTIPDALGEVARGLENAEFATGAPYLLRGGYSEQASSGVDVYSIRQPLGVVAGITPFNFPAMVPMWMFCNALVCGNTFVLKPSEKDPSVSLLLADLLRRAGLPDGVFNVVQGDKEAVDALIADPDVQALSFVGSTPVARAIYEAGTRAGKRVQALGGAKNHMVVLPDADVASAADAAVSAGYGSAGERCMAVSVVVAVGAVADPLVEAIAERVHKIRVGAASDPDAEMGPLISREHRDRVAGYLDAADTTARVVVDGRAATGDTGFFLGPSLLDRVPVDSPLYTDEIFGPVLSVVRVDTYEEALKLVNDNPYGNGTAIFTRDGGAARRFQYDAVCGMVGVNVPIPVPVAYYSFGGWKASLFGDLHMYGPDGIQFYTRTKVVTSRWPDPATSEVDLGFPKVR; encoded by the coding sequence ATGAGGCTGATCCCGCACTGGATAGCCGGCGCCGCCGTCCCCGGCGCCGCGACCCGCCGCCTGCCGGTCTGGGACCCGGCCACCGGCGAACAACAGGCCGAACTCGCCCCCGCCACCGCCGCCGAGGTCCGCACCGCCGTCCGCGCCGCCGCCGACGCGTACCCCGGTTGGCGGGCCACCGGGCTGTCCCGGCGGGCGGAGGTGATGTTCCGGTTCCGGGAACTCGTCGACGCCAACCGCAAGGAGATCGCCGCCGCGCTCAGCGCCGAACACGGCAAGACCATCCCCGACGCCCTCGGCGAGGTGGCCCGGGGCCTGGAGAACGCCGAATTCGCCACCGGCGCCCCCTACCTGCTGCGCGGCGGCTACTCCGAACAGGCATCCTCCGGAGTGGACGTCTACTCGATCCGGCAACCGCTCGGCGTGGTCGCCGGGATCACCCCGTTCAACTTCCCGGCCATGGTGCCGATGTGGATGTTCTGCAACGCGCTGGTCTGCGGCAACACCTTCGTGCTCAAGCCGAGCGAGAAGGACCCGTCGGTGTCGCTGCTGCTGGCCGACCTGCTGCGCCGCGCCGGCCTGCCCGACGGCGTCTTCAACGTCGTGCAGGGCGACAAGGAGGCGGTCGACGCACTGATCGCCGACCCGGACGTCCAGGCCCTGAGCTTCGTCGGCTCCACCCCGGTCGCCCGCGCCATCTACGAGGCCGGCACCCGGGCCGGCAAGCGGGTCCAGGCCCTCGGCGGGGCCAAGAACCACATGGTGGTGCTCCCCGACGCCGACGTCGCCTCCGCCGCCGACGCCGCCGTCTCCGCCGGCTACGGCTCGGCCGGCGAACGCTGCATGGCGGTCTCCGTGGTGGTCGCCGTCGGTGCCGTCGCCGACCCGCTGGTCGAGGCGATCGCCGAACGGGTCCACAAGATCCGGGTCGGCGCCGCCAGCGACCCGGACGCCGAGATGGGACCGCTGATCAGCCGCGAACACCGGGACCGGGTGGCCGGCTACCTCGACGCCGCCGACACCACCGCCCGGGTCGTCGTCGACGGCCGCGCCGCCACCGGAGACACCGGCTTCTTCCTCGGACCGTCCCTGCTGGACCGGGTGCCGGTCGACTCGCCGCTCTACACCGACGAGATATTCGGGCCGGTGCTGTCGGTGGTCCGGGTCGACACCTACGAGGAGGCGCTGAAACTGGTCAACGACAACCCGTACGGCAACGGCACCGCGATCTTCACCCGGGACGGCGGGGCCGCCCGCCGGTTCCAGTACGACGCCGTCTGCGGCATGGTCGGCGTCAACGTGCCCATCCCGGTACCGGTCGCCTACTACAGCTTCGGCGGCTGGAAGGCGTCCCTCTTCGGCGACCTGCACATGTACGGCCCCGACGGCATCCAGTTCTACACCCGGACGAAGGTCGTCACCTCCCGCTGGCCCGACCCGGCCACCAGCGAGGTCGACCTCGGCTTCCCGAAAGTGCGGTGA
- a CDS encoding TIGR03842 family LLM class F420-dependent oxidoreductase, translating into MDFGVVFQLDPPAESVIRLAEQAERAGFSHVWSFDSHLLWQEPFVIYSQILARTEKVIVGPMVTNPGTRDATVTASLFATLNEMYGNRTVCGIGRGDSALRTLGAPPTNLAELRESVRVIRELANGRPVDYRGRELSFPWVTDSALEVWVAAYGPKALALTGELADGFILQLADPDIAAWMITSVRAAAERAGRDPAAIRFCVAAPAYVGDDLAHQREQTRWFGGMVGNHVADIVARYGTGGAVPTVLTDYIAGRQGYDYAEHGRAGNSHTSFVPDEIVDRFCVLGPVDEHLRRLTELRELGVDQFAVYLQHDDKEGTLAAYGEHIIPAMNALVR; encoded by the coding sequence ATGGACTTCGGAGTGGTGTTCCAGCTCGACCCGCCGGCCGAGTCGGTGATCCGGCTCGCCGAACAGGCCGAGCGGGCCGGCTTCAGCCACGTCTGGAGCTTCGACTCGCACCTGCTCTGGCAGGAACCGTTCGTCATCTACAGCCAGATCCTGGCCCGCACCGAGAAGGTGATCGTCGGCCCGATGGTCACCAACCCCGGCACCCGGGACGCCACCGTCACCGCCTCGCTCTTCGCCACCCTCAACGAGATGTACGGCAACCGGACCGTCTGCGGCATCGGCCGGGGCGACTCGGCGCTGCGCACCCTCGGCGCCCCACCGACCAACCTGGCCGAACTGCGGGAGAGCGTCCGGGTGATCCGGGAGCTGGCCAACGGCCGGCCGGTCGACTACCGGGGGCGGGAGCTGAGCTTCCCGTGGGTCACCGACAGCGCCCTGGAGGTCTGGGTCGCCGCGTACGGGCCGAAGGCGCTCGCGCTGACCGGCGAGTTGGCCGACGGGTTCATCCTGCAGCTCGCCGACCCGGACATCGCCGCCTGGATGATCACCTCGGTCCGGGCCGCCGCCGAACGGGCCGGCCGCGACCCGGCCGCCATCAGGTTCTGCGTGGCCGCCCCCGCCTACGTCGGCGACGACCTGGCCCACCAGCGGGAACAGACCCGCTGGTTCGGCGGCATGGTCGGCAACCACGTCGCCGACATCGTCGCCCGGTACGGCACCGGCGGCGCCGTGCCCACGGTGCTCACCGACTACATCGCCGGCCGGCAGGGCTACGACTACGCCGAGCACGGCCGGGCCGGCAACAGCCACACCAGCTTCGTACCGGACGAGATCGTCGACCGGTTCTGTGTCCTCGGGCCGGTCGACGAGCACCTGCGGCGCCTCACCGAGCTGCGCGAACTCGGCGTCGACCAGTTCGCCGTCTACCTGCAGCACGACGACAAGGAGGGCACCCTGGCCGCGTACGGGGAGCACATCATCCCGGCGATGAACGCGCTGGTGCGATGA